The following coding sequences are from one Triticum aestivum cultivar Chinese Spring chromosome 5A, IWGSC CS RefSeq v2.1, whole genome shotgun sequence window:
- the LOC123105634 gene encoding thaumatin-like protein 1b, translating into MATRARRALISLLLLLLASATGVASKSFAITNNCEYTVWPGILSSAGSPGMDSTGFALAPGESRTMPVPAGWSGRLWGRTLCSTDPAGKFACVTGDCGSGRQDCAGGGAAPPATLAEFTMDGNDGMDFYDVSLVDGYNLPMLVAPEQGAPAAAGATGGNCAPTGCVVDLNGACPGDLRVSSTTAGAGGVACKSACEAFGTAQYCCSGEYGSPGTCRPSAYSQFFKNACPRAYSYAYDDATSTFTCAGGVSAYAITFCPSTTSVKSAGSSPQAPAGLPLINGTMVYQGGDQFAGAAAAARPSLDLAAVLVGVAALALARPVLQ; encoded by the exons ATGGCGACGCGGGCACGCCGAGCtctcatctccctcctcctcctactGCTCGCCTCAGCCACCG GTGTGGCGTCCAAGTCGTTCGCCATCACCAACAACTGCGAGTACACGGTGTGGCCGGGGATCCTCTCCAGCGCGGGCTCCCCGGGGATGGACAGCACCGGCTTCGCGCTCGCCCCGGGGGAGTCGAGGACCATGCCGGTGCCCGCGGGGTGGTCGGGGCGGCTCTGGGGCCGCACGCTCTGCTCCACGGACCCCGCCGGCAAGTTCGCGTGCGTGACCGGCGACTGCGGCTCCGGGCGGCAGGACTGCGCCGGCGGCGGGGCCGCGCCGCCCGCCACGCTGGCGGAGTTCACCATGGACGGCAACGACGGCATGGACTTCTACGACGTGAGCCTGGTGGACGGGTACAACCTGCCGATGCTGGTGGCGCCGGAGCAGGGCGCACCCGCCGCGGCGGGTGCGACGGGCGGCAACTGCGCGCCGACGGGGTGCGTGGTGGACCTGAACGGCGCGTGCCCGGGCGACCTGCGCGTGTCTTCGacgacggcgggggcgggcggcGTGGCGTGCAAGAGCGCGTGCGAGGCGTTCGGGACGGCGCAGTACTGCTGCAGCGGCGAGTACGGCAGCCCCGGCACGTGCCGGCCGTCGGCCTACTCGCAGTTCTTCAAGAACGCGTGCCCGCGCGCCTACAGCTACGCCTACGACGACGCCACCTCCACCTTCACCTGCGCCGGCGGCGTCTCCGCCTACGCCATCACCTTCTGCCCCAGCACCACCAG CGTGAAGTCGGCCGGGTCGAGCCCGCAGGCGCCGGCGGGCCTGCCGCTGATCAACGGCACCATGGTGTACCAGGGGGGCGACCAGTTCGCCGGTGCGGCGGCGGCCGCGCGGCCGTCGCTGgacctcgccgccgtcctcgtcgGCGTGGCGGCGCTCGCGCTCGCGCGCCCCGTGCTGCAGTGA